The following proteins are co-located in the Triticum aestivum cultivar Chinese Spring chromosome 1A, IWGSC CS RefSeq v2.1, whole genome shotgun sequence genome:
- the LOC123053117 gene encoding histone H2B.1-like, protein MAPKAEKKPAAKKPAEEEPTTEKAEKAPAAKKPKAEKRLPAGKTASKEGGEKRGRKKGKKSVETYKIYIFKVLKQVHPDIGISSKAMSIMNSFINDIFEKLAGEAAKLARYNKKPTIASREIQTSVRLVLPGELAKHAVSEGTKAVTKFTSS, encoded by the coding sequence ATGGCCCCCAAGGCGGAGAAGAAGCCGGCGGCGAAGAAGcccgcggaggaggagccgacgacgGAGAAGGCCGAGAAGGCCCCGGCGGCGAAGAAGCCCAAGGCCGAGAAGCGGCTGCCGGCGGGCAAGACCGCCTCCAAGGAGGGCGGCGAGAAGAGGGGccgcaagaagggcaagaagagCGTCGAGACCTACAAGATATACATCTTCAAGGTTCTCAAGCAGGTCCACCCCGACATCGGCATCTCCTCCAAGGCCATGTCcatcatgaactccttcatcaacgaCATCTTCGAGAAGCTCGCCGGCGAGGCCGCCAAGCTCGCCCGCTACAACAAGAAGCCCACCATCGCCTCCCGGGAGATCCAGACCTCCGTCCGCCTCGTCCTCCCCGGCGAGCTCGCCAAGCACGCCGTCTCCGAGGGCACCAAGGCCgtcaccaagttcacctcctcTTAG